From the Thermoanaerobaculia bacterium genome, the window ATCGCCGAGGCGAGGTCCGTGATCGAAAGGCGGTCCGTCCAGCGCTCGTCCGGATCCCGGCGGTCGCACTCCGCCTTCACGCCGCGCGCGCGGTAGAAGAGCACGTACGCGCCGGGCAGGACGATGCCGACGAGAAGGATGAAGGCATACGCGCGGATTGCGGGCGAAACGAAGGAAGGGGAAGCGGAGCGTTCGCGCAGGGGCGCGAGGGCGCCGAACATCCGCGGGAGACCGGCGAAGAGGAACGCCGCTCCGATCGCGCCTCCGGCGAGCCAGAGCGACGAGAACGCGAGCGAGAGCGCCCGCGCCCAGCGGCGGGCGAGGATCGAGCCGAATCCGATCGCGAGGAAGAAGGCCGCCGGAGCGAGCGAAAGGGCCGAAGTGACGGGGATCTCCGCGCGGCCGAATTCCGCAGGAATGGATGCGGCGGCGCCGGAAATCGCGAGCAGCGCGTAGATCACCGTCTTGGCCAGGTACAGGACGCCCGCGGCGAGATCCAGGATCCCGAACAGGACGAGGCCGGTCCCGTAATTTCCGGGCGGTGCGGCAGTGTCGATCGAGCTCATGGTTCGCGGCTGACCGGAAGCAGCCCGGGGCCATCCTACGCCGCCCGTCCTCGCGCCGCCATCGCCCGCCCGGTTCGTGATATCAATCCGCCGCAAAGGAGGACACCATGAAGCGACTTCTCCAGGGCGCCCTCGCTGCCATCCTGGCTCTGGGTCTCTGTTCCGCCGTCCGCGCCGCAGACGACGCGAAAAAGCTCGAATCGACTCCCCAGGTGAAGACCTACCGTGCCCTCCTCGCCGCGATGAAGTCCGGAGACTACGCCGCTTACAAGAAATGCATGGTCAAGGAAGCCGGGTCGCAGATGGACGACCAGGCCAAGCAGATGGGCAAGAGCCCGAAGGAAGTTCTCTCGTTCATGGCGATGATGACGCCGTCCGACATCTCCTTCACCGGCCTGAAGGTCGACGGGAAGAAGGCGACCCTCCACGCCGACGGCAAGCTCGATGGCGAGATGAACTACGGGACGATCGAGATGGCCCAGGAAGACGGGCAGTGGAAGGTCGGCCACCAGAGCTGGGCCAACCACAAGTAGAATCCACAGCGCTCACGACTGTGAGCGCGCAGGACTCTATCCCGAGCGAGCGGTGACGCGAGCGCAGCGCTCACGCATGTGAGCGCGGAGGACTCTATCCCCGCGAAGCGGGGATCGCTCACGGCTGTGGTCGCCCGCCTTCCGCCTTCGCCAAGGCTACGGCGGACGAGAGTCGGCGCCTGACTGCCGGAGCTCCGGCGGCGCGGTCCCTCGGTCCTGCACGGGATGACCGATAAAGGCCCCGGCATCCCGCAATTTCGGCATCTCGCTTGCTCGACGGTTTCGAATGGCGCGATTTCAGGCACTTGCGGGGAATTACTTGCGTCCGGCCCGACGCTTTGCGCTGACCGCGGCCGTCGCTCTCGTCTTTTCGACGCTCTCTCCGAGCGCCTTCGGCGACGACGGCCCGCGGCGCGTGCGAAGCCTGTTCGAAGGCGGATGCGAAACGATCTCTCTCGTCCCCGGGCGGCCCTCCGAACCATGCGAATGGCTCGCGCAGGTCCCGGCCGAGACCGTCCCGCCCGCTCCTTCCGCCGCCCCCCGCGCGAGCGACTCGCCCAAGCCCCGCCCGAAGCACTTCTGGACCGCGGCCGGCGAGATCGCGCTTCTCGAAGCGGGGCCGTGGGCCTTCGACCGCTACGTCCTCGACGAGGGGTTCGCGCGCATCTCTCTGCACACCGTCGGCGAGAACTTCAAGAGGGGTTTCGGCTACGACCGCGACACCTTCAACGTCAACCAGTCGTCGCACCCGTATCACGGCAGCCTCTTCTTCGAGGCCGGCCGGTCGAACGGATATTCCTACTGGGAGTCGGGACTCTTCGCGCTTTCGGGAAGCCTGATCTGGGAGTGCTGCATGGAGAACACGAGGCCCTCCACGAACGACCTCGTCAACACGACGCTCGGCGGGATGACGCGCGGCGAGATCTCGCACCGCCTCGCGGTCATGATCCTCGACGACACGGCGTCGGGAAGCTCCCGCTTCTGGCGCGAGCTCGCGGGAGCGATCGTCAATCCCGTCGGCGCGCTGTCGCGGCTCGCCCGCGGGGACATGACGCGCGATTTCCCGAACCCCGACGAGCGCTTCCCCGGGAGCTTCGCCGTCTCCGGCGATCTCGGTTACCGGCACGTCGGCGGAAGCGCCGTGCGGCCGGACCAGTGGACCCTTTCCCTCTCGGCGCTCTACGGCGATCCTTTCGCGGGAGACATCCACAAGCCGTTCGACACCTTCTGGATCGGCGCCGACTTGAACACTCCGGGCGGAGTGGTCTCCCGGATCGAGGAGCGCGGAATCCTCCGGGGCTGGGAGCTCACCGATGCGTCGGATGCCGTGCGGCACGTCGTCGGGTTCTCGCAGGAATACGAGTACCTGAACAACGAGGCGCAGGTCGTCGGGGCGCAGGCGTTCAGCGCCGGCATCCTCTCGAAGTACCGGATCGGAAAGCTCGCCGCGGCGACCGATTTCACGGTTCTCGCGATCCCGCTCGCCGGGATCAAGACCACGGACTTCGCGAACCCGCAGACGGGCCGCAGCTACGACTACGCCCCGGGCGGAGGAGTGCGCGCGGAAGCGCGCCTCTATGCCGGCGCGCGCGAGATCGCGGCCGCCGGCTACGGGATCATCTGGACGCGCACCGTCGACGGCGCCTCGCGCAACAACCGGCTCGAGTTCTTCCGTGGAGAGATCCGCGTCCCGGTCACCGGCGTGCTCGGCGTGGGCGGCAGCTACTCGTGGTACAGCCGGAAGACGACGTATCCGGGGTTCTTCGAATCGCAGAGGACGCAGAACGAGTGGCGCGCCTTCGTCAACGTCGCGTTCGGCGCCTCGCGAAGAACGGGGTCCGGGTCGCCCGAGACGCCGTCGACCCGGTGACCGGCTCCCGCCGTGCGCCACCGACGAGCTTCCGCATTCGCTCGTCTACCCGACCAACGCCGTCCATGGTTCTACTGCAAGTGCGCGAGTGATCGGCGTCCCTTCCGTTGCCGCCTCACGCCACGTAGAACAGCACGGCGACGAAGTGGAGCACGCTCCCGCCGAGGACGAAGAGGTGGAAGACACCGTGGCTGTGCGCATACTTCTCGTCCACGAGATAGAAGACGACGCCGGCCGTATACAGCAGCCCGCCCGCGAGGAGCCACCCGATCCCGCGGGGCCCGATCGCCCGCTCGAGCGGAAAGAAGAATGCCGCCGCGAGCCATCCCATGAAGAGGTACAGAGAGACCGACAGCGCGCGGATGCGCCGCGGGAGCAGGAACTCCTGGGCGATCCCGGCGGCGGCGAGCGCCCAGACCGCGGCGAGGAGCCACCCGCCTCCGGCGCGCCGCAGGCTCACGAGCGCGAACGGCGCGTAGGTCCCGGCGATCAGCACGTAGATGCTCGTGTGGTCCAGCTTGCGAAACACGCGTTTCGCCGGGCCGGAAAGCGCGTGGTACAGCGTCGAGAACAGGTACAGCGCGACCATCGAGACGCCGTAGAGCGCGAAGCTCGCGATCTTCCACGGATCGCCGCCGCGGGCCGCCGTCGAGACGAGCGCCGCGAGCCCCGCGACCGCGAAAACCGACCCGGCGAGATGGGTGGCGCTGTTGAAGATCTCTTCCCGGACGACCATCCCGTCACGATCCCACCGGGCCGCGAGCCCCGACAGATGCGCTTACGTCAGCTTTTCATGAAATTTGCGAATCCGGCGCGGCGTTTGGCTTACCGTCGGATGGCCCCGCCGGGGGCTCGAAAGGAGACGCTTCTTGAAGACCTTCGTCGCACTCGCTTCTCTCGTCGCCGCCGGATGGGCGGCCTCCGCCGCCGCGGCGCCGACGACCTGGACGATCGACCCGAACCACTCCGCCGCCCAGTTCGCGGTCCGGCATCTGATGGTCTCCAACGTCCGCGGCGAATTCGGGAACGTCCGCGGCGCGATCGTCTTTGACGCCGAGGATCCATCGAAGACGACCGTCGAAGCGACGATCGACGCGACGACCGTGAACACCCGCGTCGCCGCCCGAGACAACGACCTCAAGAGCGAAAACTTCTTCGACGTCGCGAAGTATCCGACGATCACTTTCCAGTCGACGGCGGTCAAGCCGGCCGGCCCGAACACGTTCGAGGTGGCCGGGAATCTCACGATGCGGGGAGTGACGAAGACCGTGACGCTCCACGTCGAGGCCACCGATGCCGTGAAAGACCCTCGGGGGAACGAACGAAAAGGCGCCGAAGCGACGACGAAGCTCAGCCGGAAAGAGTTCGGCGTCAGCGCCGATCCCGGAATCGTCGGCGACGAGGTCCGGATCACGATCGATCTCGAGGCGACGCACAAGCCGGGCTAGCGCCCGGGGAAACCGCCGCGGCCAGTTGCGGCGGCGCGGTCAGAGCCCGAGGTCTGACAGCCCGGGATGCCCGTCCGGCCGCCGGCCGAGCGGCCACCGGTACTTCCTTTCCGATTCCTTGATCGGCAGGTCGTTGATGCTCGCGTGGCGCCGCTTCATCAGCCCGTCTTTGTCGAACTCCCAGTTCTCGTTGCCGTAGGCCCGGAACCATGTTCCCGCGTCGTCGTGCCATTCGTACGCGAACCGCACCGCGATCCGGGCTTCGTGGAAGGCCCACACCTCCTTGATGAGCCGATAGTCGAGCTCCTTTGCCCATTTGCGCCGGAGGAACTGCACGATCTCCTCCCGCCCGGAGAGGAACTCGGCGCGATTGCGCCACACGCTGTCGACGGAATAAGCGAGCGCCACGCGCTCGGGCTCCCGCGTGTTCCACGCATCCTCGGCGAGCCGGACCTTCTGGGCGGCGGTCTCGGCGGTGAACGGAGGAAAGGGAGGGCGGCGATTCGACGGATCGTTCATGGCGAGCTTCCTTTCGATTCGCTCCCGGCGGAGCGATGCTCTGCTCTTCGCGCGGCCCGCTCGAGCGGCGCGTCGAGACACGAATTGTGAGCCGTCGCCGGACGGCCCGCAAGAGACGGGCGCCGCGGATGGCGCCGCGCCGCCCAGAAAGGCCCCGGGCTGGCGGCTGCCGGAATCGGTCCATAATCGCAGCCGCGATCTCCCGGAGGAGGAATGTGATGGAACCCGGAAACGACGAAAACGAGAAGCGCTGCGTCCGAATCCGCCGCGAGCCGGCGGTCCAGATGTCGGGCCCAATGGGAACCGCGATCATCAGCCGCGTCCCCTCGTTCCGGGTGCAGCGCCACGACGAGGAGAAGTCGGTCTTCTGCACGATCTCGCACCTGGCCGAGCGGCTCGAGGCGTGCGGCCTGACTCCCGCCGCGATCGAGGACGCCCTCGTTCGCGCCGAGGCGCTCGAGGATCCCGGCGACTCGATCGAGGTCGAGATCGGGTGACGGCCGGGAGAAGCGGAGCGGCGCGCTCCCGGCCTGGGCGATGATCACCGCCGTCGCCGCCGCGATCGCTCTCGCGGCTTCATCCGCGTCCGGTGCAGACCGGCACTCCGCTCCGGTTCCCGAGATCCGCCGTGTCGACGGATCGGTCCTGACTCCGCGGCAGGTCGACGCCGCCGTCCGAAGCCTCATGCAAGCCGGCCGCGTGCCCGGTCTCGGGCTCGCGCTCGTCCGCGAAGGCCGTCTCGCGTACGTGAACGCGTACGGAATGGCGAACGTCGAGAAAAATCGCCCGCTCGCGGCGGACACGGTCATGTACGGCGCGTCGCTGACGAAGCTCGCCTTCGCCTACATGGTCATGCAGCTCGTCGACGAGGGCGTCATCGATCTCGACCGCCCGATCGCCGCATACCTGAAGAAGCCGCTCCCCGACTACCCGAAGTACGCCGATCTCGCCGGCGACTCCCGCTGGAAAGCGCTCACCGCCCGGATCCTTCTCTCCCACACCTCGGGATTTCCGAACTTCCGGTTCCTGAACCCGGACGAGAAGCTCGACTTCAAGTTCGATCCCGGCACGCGCTACGCCTATTCCGGCGAAGGGATCAATCTCCTTCAGTTCGTGATCGAGGAAGGGCTCGGCCGCGACGTCGGCGCCGAGATGCAGCGGCGGGTCTTCGAACGATTCGCAATGAAGCGCACGAGCATGACCTGGCGCGACGACTTCGCCGATAACGTGGCCGACGGCTACGGCGTCGACGGGAAGCCGCAACCGCACGATCACCGATCGCACGTTCGCGCGGCCGGCTCGATGGACACGACGATCGCCGATTTCGCGCGGTTCCTCGCGGGCCTCGTCCGAGGCGACGGGCTCTCTCCGGCTTCGCGCGCCGAAATGCTCAGGCCGCAGATCGCCATCGTTTCGGCCCACCAGTTCCCGACGCTCGAGCCCGCCGTGAACCCGCACGACCGCGACGTCGGGCTCTCCTCCGGGCTCGGCTCCGTCCTCTTCCGCAGCTCGTTTGGGCCCGCCTTCTACAAGGGGGGCCACGACGACTGGACCGACAATCTGGCCGTCTGCGTGGCTCCGAAGGAGAGCTGCATCCTTCTTCTCTCCAACAGCATGCGCGCGGAAACGATCTACCCGGCCCTCGTGGAGTCGCTTTTCGGAAAGACGAATCTTCCCTGGTCGTGGGAGTACAACCCCGCGTCGTCGCCGGCGCCGGTGGCGCGGCGATGAAGGTCCCCTCGCCCTTGAAACGGGAAATCGAAGCCTCGCTCGCCGCCGTTGAGCGCTGAGGTCCGTTCCTGGAGAAAGGCGCGAAAAGGGTGTCCCCGATTCGGCCCTTCGCCGATGGAAGGAATGAGAACCCGGGAGGCACGCCATGAGCCCTTCGAACGACCTCGTCCGCGTCCGCGCGTACACCTCGCCGACCCTCGTCCTCCTCGCCTACGACTGGCCGGCGGGCGGCGATCACGACGACTTCCTCGGGTTCGCGATCCGGCGGACTCCCGGCCACGGAAAGTCCGGCAAGCCCGACTTCCTCTGGAACAAGATCGGCTTCGAGCCGGTGAAGAAGGGCGACCCGCCCAAGCCGAGCGACGAGAGTCCCATCCAGCGCTTCGCCTGGTGGGATTCGGGAATCGAGACCGCCGACCGGGGGAAGACGTTCATCTATGAGGTCATCCCCGTGCGCGGCACCGGCCCGGACGACCTCGCCCTGCAGCATGCCGCGGCCGCGAAGATCGACGTCCGGATCCCCCGGCAGCTGGAGGACGGGGTCGGCACGTACTTCAACCGAGCCGTCGTCAGCTCCCAGTCGTTTTCCGGCGAGTTCGGGAAGAACCCGGCGGGGAAGGAGCTCGAAAAGGCGATGGACTGGCTCGCCAACGGCATGCAGGATGCGATCCCCGGCTTCCTCGAGCCGGCCAGCGAGGTCGAGGCGGCGATCTACCACCTGACCGACCGGCGATGGGTGATGCCGGCGCTCGAGAAGTTCAAGAAACGGGGCGGCCGGGGCGACCTCGTGTATTACTTCAAGCCCAGGGACCACGCGAGCCAGGCCGCCGCGGACGCCATCCGCGGCGCGAAATTCGCCGTTCATCCCCGGACCAAGGCGAACATCATGCACGACAAGTTCATCGTGCGGCGCCGGAGCGGGAAGCCCGAGGCGGTCCTCGCCGGCTCGGCCAACTTCACGCCCGAGGCGATCACGGCGCAGGCCAACGTCCTCCACACGTTCGCCTCGCCGGGGCTCGCGGCCCTGTACGCGAAACGGGAGGAGCTCCTCCGCACCGACCCGACGCTCGAGTCGATCGCCCCGGCGGGAACATGGTCCAAATCGATCTCCGTCGGTAGCGCGAAAGTCCGGGTCTTCTTCTCCCCGGAAAAAGGACGCCGGTCGATCGATGCGGTGGTCAACGCGGTCGAAGGCGCGAAGAGCTCGGTGATCTTCTGCCTCTTCTCCCCCACCGACGCGCCGCTCTTGAACGCCCTGCTCGCCGCCGGAGACGGGGGGAAGATCCTGTACGGGCTCCTCAACAGCATCACGGACCCGACCAAAAAGAAGAAGACGGAAGACCCGACGAAGGCGGCTAAGAACGCGACGCCGGCGACACAGGTCCAGGTCACGGTCTTCAACCGCTCGCGGAAGGACCGGAAAGTCGTCGCGTACAACTATTTCCGCCCGGGAAGCACGCCCGCCGGGTTCCTGCCGGAGTTCAGCACGATCGACACGAGCGCCTGGAGCACGAACGCTCCGCCGAAGAAGGGAAAGAAGGGAGGAGGAGCGCCTCCCGCGGTTCACATTCACCACAAGTTTCTCGTGATCGACGCGGACACCGATTCGCCCACGATCTACACGGGAAGCGCGAACATGAGCAACAACAGCCTGCACAACAACGACGAGAACCTCCTCGAGATCAAGAAGGCGCCGGCGCTCGCGGGGGCCTACTACGCCGAGTTCATGCGGCTCTACGGCCACTACCGCGCCCGCGCGCTCTGGAACATGGACCACGCAACCGCGCCGGGAAAGGCCGCGGTCGCGCCGAAGAAACCGAAGAAGGCGCCCGAAGCGCTCGTTCTCAAGCGGACGCGAAAAGCTTGGGCGGGCAGGGCTTACGAGCCGGGAACGCCGGAGTATGCGAGCCGTACGCGGCTCGCGTAGCGCGAAGGAGGGCCGCCCCGAGGGACCGGCGTTGCATCATGCCGACGCGTCTCTGAAGTTGTAGCGTCCCGGAACAGGAACACCATTGTGAGCGCGAGAACGGCCGCCCGCCGGTCTTGTCGCGCCGTGTCGCGAGGACGGGAAGGGTGCGTCCCGCTCGCGCCGGCTACCGATCGAGACGACCCCTTGGGCGTCATGTATCTCCCTCGACGGATGAACGAAAGGCGTTTCCCCGTCTGGAACAGGACACGCGGAGAATTCGAGACCCCGCGTCCGTCCATGAACATGATCCGGGACAGTCGGGGAAACAGGGGAGGCGATGTATGACGAAGGTACTGCGGTGTTCATCCCCATCGGCGATC encodes:
- a CDS encoding DUF3943 domain-containing protein, whose product is MRPARRFALTAAVALVFSTLSPSAFGDDGPRRVRSLFEGGCETISLVPGRPSEPCEWLAQVPAETVPPAPSAAPRASDSPKPRPKHFWTAAGEIALLEAGPWAFDRYVLDEGFARISLHTVGENFKRGFGYDRDTFNVNQSSHPYHGSLFFEAGRSNGYSYWESGLFALSGSLIWECCMENTRPSTNDLVNTTLGGMTRGEISHRLAVMILDDTASGSSRFWRELAGAIVNPVGALSRLARGDMTRDFPNPDERFPGSFAVSGDLGYRHVGGSAVRPDQWTLSLSALYGDPFAGDIHKPFDTFWIGADLNTPGGVVSRIEERGILRGWELTDASDAVRHVVGFSQEYEYLNNEAQVVGAQAFSAGILSKYRIGKLAAATDFTVLAIPLAGIKTTDFANPQTGRSYDYAPGGGVRAEARLYAGAREIAAAGYGIIWTRTVDGASRNNRLEFFRGEIRVPVTGVLGVGGSYSWYSRKTTYPGFFESQRTQNEWRAFVNVAFGASRRTGSGSPETPSTR
- a CDS encoding hemolysin III family protein, which produces MVVREEIFNSATHLAGSVFAVAGLAALVSTAARGGDPWKIASFALYGVSMVALYLFSTLYHALSGPAKRVFRKLDHTSIYVLIAGTYAPFALVSLRRAGGGWLLAAVWALAAAGIAQEFLLPRRIRALSVSLYLFMGWLAAAFFFPLERAIGPRGIGWLLAGGLLYTAGVVFYLVDEKYAHSHGVFHLFVLGGSVLHFVAVLFYVA
- a CDS encoding YceI family protein; this encodes MKTFVALASLVAAGWAASAAAAPTTWTIDPNHSAAQFAVRHLMVSNVRGEFGNVRGAIVFDAEDPSKTTVEATIDATTVNTRVAARDNDLKSENFFDVAKYPTITFQSTAVKPAGPNTFEVAGNLTMRGVTKTVTLHVEATDAVKDPRGNERKGAEATTKLSRKEFGVSADPGIVGDEVRITIDLEATHKPG
- a CDS encoding nuclear transport factor 2 family protein, translated to MNDPSNRRPPFPPFTAETAAQKVRLAEDAWNTREPERVALAYSVDSVWRNRAEFLSGREEIVQFLRRKWAKELDYRLIKEVWAFHEARIAVRFAYEWHDDAGTWFRAYGNENWEFDKDGLMKRRHASINDLPIKESERKYRWPLGRRPDGHPGLSDLGL
- a CDS encoding serine hydrolase domain-containing protein, with the translated sequence MITAVAAAIALAASSASGADRHSAPVPEIRRVDGSVLTPRQVDAAVRSLMQAGRVPGLGLALVREGRLAYVNAYGMANVEKNRPLAADTVMYGASLTKLAFAYMVMQLVDEGVIDLDRPIAAYLKKPLPDYPKYADLAGDSRWKALTARILLSHTSGFPNFRFLNPDEKLDFKFDPGTRYAYSGEGINLLQFVIEEGLGRDVGAEMQRRVFERFAMKRTSMTWRDDFADNVADGYGVDGKPQPHDHRSHVRAAGSMDTTIADFARFLAGLVRGDGLSPASRAEMLRPQIAIVSAHQFPTLEPAVNPHDRDVGLSSGLGSVLFRSSFGPAFYKGGHDDWTDNLAVCVAPKESCILLLSNSMRAETIYPALVESLFGKTNLPWSWEYNPASSPAPVARR
- a CDS encoding phospholipase D-like domain-containing protein; amino-acid sequence: MSPSNDLVRVRAYTSPTLVLLAYDWPAGGDHDDFLGFAIRRTPGHGKSGKPDFLWNKIGFEPVKKGDPPKPSDESPIQRFAWWDSGIETADRGKTFIYEVIPVRGTGPDDLALQHAAAAKIDVRIPRQLEDGVGTYFNRAVVSSQSFSGEFGKNPAGKELEKAMDWLANGMQDAIPGFLEPASEVEAAIYHLTDRRWVMPALEKFKKRGGRGDLVYYFKPRDHASQAAADAIRGAKFAVHPRTKANIMHDKFIVRRRSGKPEAVLAGSANFTPEAITAQANVLHTFASPGLAALYAKREELLRTDPTLESIAPAGTWSKSISVGSAKVRVFFSPEKGRRSIDAVVNAVEGAKSSVIFCLFSPTDAPLLNALLAAGDGGKILYGLLNSITDPTKKKKTEDPTKAAKNATPATQVQVTVFNRSRKDRKVVAYNYFRPGSTPAGFLPEFSTIDTSAWSTNAPPKKGKKGGGAPPAVHIHHKFLVIDADTDSPTIYTGSANMSNNSLHNNDENLLEIKKAPALAGAYYAEFMRLYGHYRARALWNMDHATAPGKAAVAPKKPKKAPEALVLKRTRKAWAGRAYEPGTPEYASRTRLA